A part of Chloroflexota bacterium genomic DNA contains:
- the rpmH gene encoding 50S ribosomal protein L34, with product MPKRTYQPKRRHRVRVHGFRARMKTKGGREVLKRRRTKGRYELAKTANNHVKKTRW from the coding sequence ATGCCAAAGCGAACATATCAACCCAAGCGACGCCATCGCGTCCGGGTGCATGGTTTTAGAGCACGCATGAAGACAAAGGGCGGCCGTGAGGTTTTGAAACGACGCCGCACTAAAGGCCGGTATGAATTAGCGAAGACCGCTAACAACCACGTTAAGAAGACACGCTGGTAA
- a CDS encoding ABC-2 family transporter protein yields MTAFFATIRTSFRRQLTYRAANLSGLATNLMFAFFRAAVLIALFNEKNVVNGLTIQSAITFAGITQALIGFLSFFSWYDVMHAINNGEIGAHLLKPMNFFTYWLGIDLGRALGSFFIRSLPLFLIFTLFYNITLPDSLLQWLVFLLSIVLSELISFGWRFLVNLAAFWSPNAIGIGRFAFGLSWIFSGFFMPLDLFPDWLANFSRLTPFGASVYLPIEIFINNLKGFDLLQAVLIQVSWVIFFIFFDQLVLSRGVRKLVIQGG; encoded by the coding sequence ATGACAGCTTTTTTTGCGACTATTCGCACCTCATTCAGGCGCCAGTTGACTTATCGCGCTGCGAACCTCTCGGGTCTAGCAACCAATTTGATGTTCGCTTTCTTCCGCGCGGCAGTGCTGATTGCGCTTTTCAATGAGAAGAACGTTGTCAATGGCTTAACCATCCAAAGCGCCATCACTTTCGCCGGGATCACCCAGGCGCTGATTGGTTTCCTGAGCTTCTTCTCCTGGTATGACGTTATGCACGCGATCAATAATGGTGAAATCGGCGCTCACTTGCTCAAGCCGATGAACTTCTTCACCTACTGGCTGGGCATCGACCTGGGCCGTGCTTTGGGCTCATTCTTCATCCGCAGCCTGCCGCTCTTTCTGATCTTCACCCTCTTCTACAACATCACCCTGCCGGATTCCCTCCTGCAGTGGTTGGTTTTCTTGCTTTCAATCGTCCTTTCGGAACTGATCAGCTTCGGCTGGCGATTCCTGGTGAACCTGGCGGCATTCTGGTCCCCCAATGCCATCGGAATTGGGCGGTTCGCTTTTGGCCTGAGCTGGATCTTTTCGGGCTTCTTCATGCCGCTGGATCTTTTTCCGGATTGGCTGGCAAATTTCTCCCGGCTGACTCCTTTTGGAGCCAGCGTCTACCTCCCTATTGAGATCTTCATCAACAACCTCAAAGGCTTTGATCTTCTGCAGGCCGTGTTGATCCAGGTTTCCTGGGTCATTTTCTTCATCTTTTTTGACCAGCTGGTGCTTTCCCGCGGAGTCAGGAAACTGGTCATCCAGGGGGGCTAG
- a CDS encoding membrane protein insertase YidC, with translation MWQTIIIQPFTNVLLLINSLVHNFGLSIILFTALIRLLTHPLTVQQFKATRAMQSLQEDPRYKKMQEKYKDDKEKFAQEQAKLYKELGISPFGSCLPTLIQFPIIIGLYQSVTRAMAASPMELFNLEQIVYPKFIDTATLLPLNNQFLWMDLGQPERLTIFGLAVPVLAVLVVLTTFLQSKLIQPPTTSANDQSAMINQSMSLTMPLLMGYMAFTLASGLALYFLASNLIGIIQYAILGRANWSNIFPWLKKEEAPSASKPKATIIEDVKAYDPEPNSSKSKPAAKKKGSSSSTNKKIRPPRKQKK, from the coding sequence ATGTGGCAAACCATAATTATTCAACCTTTTACAAACGTACTGCTCTTAATTAATTCACTGGTCCATAACTTTGGCCTTTCGATCATCCTTTTTACAGCTTTAATCCGCTTGCTGACCCATCCTTTGACGGTCCAGCAATTCAAGGCGACTCGGGCGATGCAATCCTTACAGGAAGACCCTCGCTATAAGAAGATGCAGGAAAAATACAAGGATGACAAGGAAAAATTTGCCCAGGAACAAGCAAAACTCTATAAAGAGCTGGGAATCAGTCCTTTTGGCTCCTGTCTGCCCACACTGATCCAGTTCCCGATCATCATTGGTCTATATCAGAGTGTGACCCGGGCGATGGCTGCTTCTCCGATGGAGTTGTTCAACCTTGAGCAGATTGTCTATCCCAAATTCATTGATACTGCGACTTTGCTGCCCTTGAATAACCAGTTCCTGTGGATGGATCTGGGTCAGCCGGAGCGCCTGACCATTTTTGGTCTCGCTGTTCCTGTTCTTGCAGTGTTGGTTGTGTTGACAACCTTCCTGCAATCCAAGTTGATCCAGCCGCCGACCACTTCTGCGAATGATCAATCCGCGATGATCAACCAATCCATGAGCTTGACCATGCCCCTCTTGATGGGCTACATGGCTTTTACATTAGCATCCGGACTTGCGCTCTATTTCCTAGCCAGCAACCTGATTGGTATCATCCAATATGCAATTTTGGGCCGGGCAAATTGGTCCAATATTTTCCCTTGGCTAAAAAAGGAAGAAGCCCCATCGGCCTCCAAGCCTAAAGCGACGATCATTGAGGATGTAAAGGCCTATGATCCGGAACCGAATTCGTCTAAGAGCAAACCCGCTGCGAAGAAAAAAGGTTCGAGTTCAAGCACCAACAAAAAGATACGGCCACCCCGGAAGCAGAAAAAATAA
- a CDS encoding MBL fold metallo-hydrolase — MQRERVSENVYWFQSDTYAQVSAGAIAGPQWAVVIDTLMPQETPEIRDFIEKKLNLPIRYVINTHHHADHSWGNYFFPNATIIGHEICRQKMMNRAPAALEVASQDIPLYKKMKIVPPTITFREGSFNMKIGKKHLKLFPTPGHSTDGIAALIEEDRILFTGDAFMPVPFIVEGDLDQYIETTNTIAGMGLENIIQGHGDIILRGEIEEKAKENITYLRAISKAVRTAMRRKNPLEVLDSIGIEACGKSRVLLGGLASELHKRNLRALYHQTVEKEKLEAEYS, encoded by the coding sequence ATGCAACGCGAACGCGTCTCTGAAAACGTATATTGGTTCCAAAGTGATACCTACGCCCAGGTCTCCGCTGGCGCCATTGCCGGCCCGCAATGGGCGGTTGTGATTGATACATTAATGCCCCAGGAAACCCCCGAAATTCGGGATTTCATCGAAAAGAAGCTCAATCTTCCCATACGCTACGTCATCAATACCCACCACCACGCTGACCACAGCTGGGGAAATTACTTTTTCCCCAATGCAACGATCATCGGTCATGAAATCTGTCGGCAAAAGATGATGAATCGTGCCCCGGCTGCACTCGAAGTTGCCAGCCAGGACATTCCCCTCTACAAAAAAATGAAGATCGTCCCGCCAACCATCACTTTCCGTGAGGGCTCCTTCAATATGAAGATCGGGAAGAAACATCTTAAGCTCTTCCCCACCCCAGGCCATTCCACCGATGGAATTGCGGCGCTCATTGAAGAGGACCGCATCCTCTTTACTGGCGACGCTTTCATGCCGGTGCCCTTCATTGTCGAGGGCGACCTGGACCAATACATCGAGACGACCAACACTATAGCCGGTATGGGCCTTGAAAACATCATTCAGGGACATGGTGACATCATCCTCAGGGGTGAAATTGAAGAAAAAGCCAAAGAGAACATCACCTACCTGCGTGCGATTAGCAAAGCCGTCCGGACGGCAATGCGGCGCAAGAATCCCCTCGAGGTTCTGGACAGTATCGGAATTGAAGCTTGTGGGAAGAGCCGGGTTTTGCTGGGCGGTTTAGCCAGCGAGCTGCATAAACGCAACCTACGAGCGCTTTATCATCAAACGGTTGAAAAAGAAAAGCTGGAAGCCGAATACAGCTAA
- the gyrB gene encoding DNA topoisomerase (ATP-hydrolyzing) subunit B: MATQPNSYNANDIQVLEGLEAVRRRPGMYVGGTDVKALHHLIYEVVDNSIDEALAGSCDRIDVIINEDESVTVKDNGRGIPVDLHPEKKISALEVVMTTLHAGGKFGGSSYKVSGGLHGVGVSAVNALSEWCEVRVHREGKEYFQRYEKGIPQAAVKEIGKAPKNETGTITTFRYDTTLFKGDFTYKFDVLAQRFREMAFVTRGVTIHLEDVRTSKDITFHFEGGISSFVRYLNQNRDPLHNVVFLEKDVEDVGIEVAVQFSDAYSESVYAFANTINTIDGGTHLTGLRIALTRSINDFARKNSLLKDADSNFSGEDTREGLTAIVSIKHPDPQFESQTKVKLMNPEVQTYVQQVVADGFSNFLEQNTATAKKIIQKCLTSARARAAARKARDLVIRKSALESLTLPGKLADCSERNPERTELYIVEGESAGGSAKQGRDRHFQAILPLRGKILNTERARLDKILNNNEVKALISALGTGIGESFSLDGLRYHNVVIMTDADVDGAHIRTLLLTFFFRYMAPLIESGHLFIAQPPLYLITHGKEKTYVYTEAEMEKLTKEITASGGKFGLQRYKGLGEMNPEQLWETTMNPDNRTFLRVNVEDAAEADRTFDMLMGSKVPPRRRFIQTHAKEVRNLDV, encoded by the coding sequence TTGGCAACTCAACCAAATTCATACAACGCAAATGATATTCAAGTCCTCGAAGGTTTGGAAGCAGTCCGCCGCCGTCCAGGTATGTACGTTGGCGGCACGGATGTCAAGGCGCTGCACCACCTGATCTATGAGGTTGTTGATAACTCCATTGATGAGGCCCTGGCTGGCTCCTGTGACAGAATTGATGTCATTATCAATGAAGATGAAAGCGTCACCGTCAAAGACAATGGCCGCGGTATCCCCGTGGATCTCCACCCTGAGAAGAAAATCTCAGCCCTTGAGGTTGTTATGACCACCCTGCACGCCGGTGGTAAATTCGGCGGCAGCAGCTATAAAGTCTCCGGCGGTTTGCATGGCGTCGGTGTTTCAGCGGTCAACGCCCTTTCTGAATGGTGTGAGGTCCGCGTGCATCGCGAAGGCAAGGAATATTTCCAGCGCTATGAAAAAGGCATTCCCCAAGCTGCTGTCAAAGAAATTGGCAAAGCGCCTAAAAACGAAACTGGCACCATCACGACCTTCCGTTATGACACCACCCTCTTCAAGGGCGATTTCACTTATAAATTTGATGTTCTGGCCCAACGTTTCCGCGAGATGGCATTTGTTACCCGCGGCGTGACCATTCATCTTGAAGATGTGCGTACTTCGAAAGATATCACCTTCCACTTTGAGGGCGGGATTTCCTCCTTTGTCCGTTACCTCAACCAAAACCGCGACCCACTGCATAATGTCGTCTTCCTTGAAAAGGATGTTGAAGATGTCGGCATTGAAGTGGCCGTCCAGTTCTCAGATGCCTACTCCGAATCGGTCTATGCTTTCGCCAACACCATCAACACCATTGATGGCGGCACACATCTGACCGGGTTGCGCATCGCCCTGACCCGCTCAATCAATGACTTCGCCCGTAAGAACAGCCTTCTAAAAGATGCGGACTCGAACTTCTCGGGTGAGGATACTCGTGAGGGGCTGACAGCGATTGTCAGCATCAAACATCCCGATCCCCAATTTGAGAGCCAGACCAAAGTCAAATTGATGAACCCCGAGGTTCAGACCTATGTGCAGCAGGTCGTCGCTGATGGTTTCAGCAATTTCCTGGAGCAGAACACCGCCACAGCCAAGAAGATCATCCAGAAATGTTTGACCTCCGCCCGCGCCCGGGCAGCCGCCCGCAAGGCCCGCGACCTGGTCATCCGCAAGTCCGCGCTGGAAAGCCTGACCCTCCCTGGCAAACTGGCTGACTGCTCAGAACGCAACCCGGAACGGACCGAACTCTATATCGTCGAGGGTGAATCGGCTGGCGGCTCCGCCAAACAAGGGCGTGACCGACACTTCCAGGCCATCCTCCCCCTGCGCGGTAAGATCCTCAACACCGAGCGTGCCCGGCTTGATAAGATCCTCAACAATAACGAAGTCAAAGCGCTGATCTCCGCCCTGGGAACTGGGATTGGTGAGTCCTTCTCGCTCGATGGCTTGCGCTATCATAATGTTGTCATCATGACGGATGCTGACGTTGACGGCGCCCACATCCGCACCTTGTTGTTGACCTTCTTCTTCCGCTACATGGCCCCATTAATTGAAAGCGGCCACCTGTTCATCGCTCAACCGCCGCTCTATCTGATCACCCACGGCAAGGAAAAGACCTATGTCTACACCGAAGCAGAAATGGAAAAACTGACCAAGGAAATCACCGCAAGCGGGGGCAAATTCGGTCTCCAGCGCTATAAGGGTTTGGGTGAAATGAACCCTGAACAGCTTTGGGAAACCACAATGAACCCGGATAACCGCACTTTCCTGCGGGTGAACGTGGAAGACGCCGCAGAAGCAGATCGCACCTTCGACATGCTGATGGGATCCAAAGTGCCGCCCCGCCGTCGCTTCATCCAGACCCATGCCAAGGAAGTCCGCAATCTGGATGTGTAG
- a CDS encoding ribonuclease P protein component, translated as MKRNQRLTRNEDIKRVRQEGKSIARPSIVLGFLPNRFENTRIAVIAGRSVGGGPSSVI; from the coding sequence GTGAAACGAAATCAACGCTTAACCCGAAATGAAGATATCAAAAGGGTGCGGCAAGAAGGTAAATCCATTGCCCGCCCATCAATCGTATTAGGTTTTTTACCTAACCGTTTTGAAAACACCAGAATAGCTGTGATCGCCGGGCGGTCCGTGGGGGGGGGGCCGTCCAGCGTAATTTAG
- the bcp gene encoding thioredoxin-dependent thiol peroxidase, whose translation MPVAEGTKAPEFELKDNEGKVHKLSDYLGKTVVVYFYPKDDTKGCTTEACSFRDSYTEFEKAGVPVFGISPDSETSHTKFIDKYELPFTLLSDPDHKTCEAYGVWGLKKFMGREYDGVFRTTFVIGPDGKIVKVFEKVKPTDHSLEVLEAIK comes from the coding sequence ATGCCAGTTGCTGAAGGAACCAAAGCACCGGAATTTGAACTAAAAGATAATGAGGGCAAAGTCCATAAATTATCGGACTATCTCGGCAAGACCGTAGTTGTTTATTTTTATCCGAAAGATGACACCAAGGGCTGCACCACGGAAGCTTGCTCATTTAGGGATTCATACACTGAGTTTGAGAAAGCCGGTGTCCCCGTGTTTGGGATCAGTCCCGATTCGGAGACTTCGCACACCAAGTTCATTGATAAATATGAACTACCTTTTACCCTACTTTCGGACCCTGACCACAAGACCTGTGAGGCTTATGGGGTTTGGGGATTGAAGAAATTCATGGGCCGGGAATATGATGGCGTCTTCCGGACGACATTTGTGATTGGCCCGGATGGCAAAATTGTCAAAGTCTTTGAAAAGGTCAAACCCACCGATCACAGCCTGGAAGTGCTGGAAGCGATCAAATAG
- the yidD gene encoding membrane protein insertion efficiency factor YidD: protein MPRWILLALIRLYQKIISPSLPKDTCRFYPTCSHYGYQAIYKYGVIKGGWMAIKRVVRCNPFNPGGYDPVP from the coding sequence TTGCCTCGTTGGATTTTACTTGCGCTGATCCGTTTATATCAGAAAATCATCTCACCATCTTTACCCAAAGACACCTGCAGATTTTATCCCACCTGCTCCCATTATGGTTATCAGGCCATTTATAAATATGGCGTAATCAAGGGCGGGTGGATGGCTATTAAGAGGGTGGTGCGTTGTAATCCTTTCAATCCGGGCGGTTATGACCCGGTCCCTTGA
- a CDS encoding MiaB/RimO family radical SAM methylthiotransferase: MKLFLDTIGCRLNQSEIESIANTFRALGHQVVGDPAEADLAIINTCAVTVKAAADSRKRLRHAVRAGAGKVIATGCWATLYPDEALALEGVSEVYLNDQKDEIAGDILGLRAEEIAALSLIREPLPGDRARTRAFIKVQEGCDNHCTYCLTRLARGKSQSRTVAEVRRDITAASAGGAKEVVLTGVELGAWGGDFEPSLTLYDLIAGVLEDSDLGRLRLSSIEPWDFEPRILELWQDERLCHHLHIPLQAGNDHLLHVMGRPITTAGYADLIEKIRVAIPDVALTTDVIAGFPGETVEEFEATKAFIQQMDFAGGHVFTYSPRPGTAAYKMKGRLEPSLAKERNASLRQVFHALGEAYSACFNGTEVSVLWESSEQVKDGTWRLSGLTSNYLRVTAKSDLDRWNKISEVKITGLDLKRNGLKGELLPV, translated from the coding sequence ATGAAATTATTTCTGGACACGATTGGTTGCAGACTCAACCAAAGTGAGATTGAATCCATTGCGAATACATTTCGAGCCTTAGGTCATCAGGTCGTAGGTGACCCCGCTGAAGCGGACCTGGCGATAATCAATACCTGCGCGGTCACAGTGAAAGCCGCGGCTGATTCCCGCAAGCGTCTTCGTCATGCTGTCCGGGCCGGAGCGGGGAAGGTGATCGCTACGGGTTGTTGGGCGACGCTTTATCCTGATGAAGCCTTGGCGTTGGAAGGTGTCAGCGAGGTTTATCTCAATGACCAGAAGGATGAGATTGCGGGGGATATTCTTGGCCTCCGAGCTGAGGAAATTGCTGCTTTATCCCTGATCCGTGAACCGCTGCCGGGTGACCGGGCGCGTACCCGGGCGTTTATCAAGGTTCAGGAAGGTTGTGATAACCACTGCACATATTGCCTGACCCGTCTAGCGCGGGGCAAATCCCAATCGAGAACGGTGGCCGAAGTTCGGCGGGATATTACTGCAGCATCGGCAGGAGGCGCCAAGGAAGTGGTGCTGACCGGTGTGGAGCTGGGTGCCTGGGGAGGGGATTTCGAACCTTCCCTGACGCTTTATGACCTGATTGCCGGGGTGCTGGAGGATTCGGACCTCGGACGATTGAGATTATCTTCCATCGAGCCCTGGGATTTTGAACCGCGGATCCTTGAGCTCTGGCAAGATGAGCGCTTATGCCATCACCTGCATATCCCGCTGCAGGCAGGCAACGATCACCTTCTGCATGTCATGGGGCGGCCGATCACGACTGCGGGCTATGCCGACCTGATTGAGAAGATCCGTGTTGCCATCCCGGATGTTGCCCTGACCACGGATGTGATTGCTGGATTCCCCGGTGAGACTGTGGAAGAATTTGAAGCCACAAAGGCATTCATCCAGCAGATGGACTTTGCCGGTGGGCATGTCTTCACCTATTCACCCCGTCCTGGAACGGCAGCCTATAAGATGAAGGGCCGGCTGGAGCCCAGCCTGGCGAAGGAGAGAAATGCCAGCCTGCGGCAGGTATTCCATGCCCTGGGGGAAGCATACAGTGCATGTTTTAATGGGACGGAAGTTTCCGTGCTGTGGGAATCCAGTGAACAGGTGAAAGATGGCACCTGGCGGCTTTCAGGGCTGACCAGCAATTATCTTCGAGTGACTGCGAAATCTGACCTTGATCGCTGGAATAAGATCTCAGAGGTAAAAATCACCGGATTGGATCTGAAACGGAATGGATTGAAGGGTGAACTCCTCCCAGTATGA
- a CDS encoding protein jag, with protein MTEERTKLEVIAPSVEEAIEKGLNDLGLTEDDVDVEVLDEGKKGFLGLSARQARVALMIKNGRAAKMSPNPVEKPSVKPQKAEAKPADDAIPADEAEEVAIARETIGIILEKMKVNAEVTVRLGSGDENRVQPVLIDIEGNDLSFLIGRKAETINALQYITSLIVDRECGRWVPLQIDVQHYRQRREEELRKLARRIAEQVVGTGRRQVLEPLPPNERRIIHLELRDNPNVETESIGEEPRRKVTVQPKQA; from the coding sequence ATGACAGAAGAAAGAACGAAGCTTGAAGTGATTGCCCCTTCTGTTGAAGAGGCAATCGAAAAAGGCCTGAACGATCTTGGCCTCACCGAAGATGACGTGGATGTTGAAGTTCTGGATGAAGGCAAAAAAGGTTTTCTGGGTCTGAGTGCCCGGCAGGCGAGGGTTGCGCTGATGATTAAAAATGGTCGTGCAGCCAAGATGAGCCCTAATCCGGTGGAAAAACCTTCTGTGAAACCGCAGAAAGCTGAAGCAAAACCAGCGGATGATGCAATTCCCGCTGATGAGGCTGAAGAAGTGGCGATTGCACGTGAGACGATCGGTATTATCCTCGAAAAGATGAAAGTGAATGCCGAGGTGACAGTTCGTCTTGGATCTGGTGATGAAAATCGAGTTCAACCGGTTTTGATCGATATTGAAGGCAATGACCTGAGCTTTCTGATCGGCCGTAAGGCTGAGACGATCAATGCTCTGCAGTACATCACCAGTCTGATTGTGGATCGCGAATGCGGACGCTGGGTACCCCTGCAAATTGACGTTCAGCATTACCGCCAGCGCCGCGAAGAAGAATTGCGTAAACTGGCCCGCCGGATCGCTGAACAGGTGGTCGGCACGGGACGTCGTCAGGTTTTGGAGCCGCTGCCACCCAATGAGCGCCGGATCATCCACCTGGAGTTACGGGATAATCCGAACGTCGAAACGGAAAGCATTGGTGAGGAACCCCGCCGAAAGGTCACCGTCCAACCCAAACAAGCATAA
- the thpR gene encoding RNA 2',3'-cyclic phosphodiesterase, translated as MPRIFIAIRMPDEVIQKITQISQYFQSQLPEKALKWVETENLHLTLKFLGEIPEASISQVQELLTQVTAAQKSFELSVEGLGMYPHAEQPRTIWLGVKGAKPMISLHGMLENALEDIKIEKENRPFNPHLTLGRVRERTSREVAHHIGETLAAFKVDSLGTFQVSQVHLIESLLTPQGPIYTTRFTAPLSEV; from the coding sequence ATGCCCAGAATTTTCATTGCCATCAGGATGCCGGATGAAGTCATCCAGAAGATCACCCAAATTTCCCAATATTTCCAATCTCAGTTGCCTGAAAAGGCCTTGAAATGGGTGGAGACAGAAAATCTTCACCTGACGCTCAAGTTTTTAGGTGAAATCCCCGAAGCCTCCATCAGTCAGGTGCAAGAGTTACTGACGCAAGTGACCGCGGCCCAAAAGAGCTTTGAACTTTCCGTGGAAGGCCTGGGTATGTATCCCCACGCCGAACAGCCGCGCACGATCTGGCTGGGCGTAAAAGGCGCAAAACCGATGATCTCACTCCACGGAATGCTTGAAAACGCACTGGAAGACATCAAAATCGAGAAGGAAAACCGGCCATTCAACCCCCATCTCACCCTGGGGCGGGTCCGTGAACGGACGAGCCGTGAAGTGGCGCATCATATCGGTGAAACCCTGGCAGCCTTCAAAGTCGATTCACTAGGCACCTTCCAGGTCTCACAAGTTCACCTGATCGAGAGCCTGTTAACACCCCAGGGCCCAATTTATACCACCCGCTTTACCGCACCCCTGAGTGAAGTATAA
- the rsfS gene encoding ribosome silencing factor: MANFLEEKKGEDILVLDIKDIASFTDYFVLVNGTSSRMLQSLANAVARDVKTKFHKTAIPEGQPDAGWVLLDYGDVIVHLFSPNQRDFYRLEDLWSEGNVILRVM, from the coding sequence ATTGCAAATTTTCTTGAAGAGAAAAAAGGCGAAGATATACTGGTACTCGATATCAAGGATATCGCTTCGTTCACGGATTATTTCGTCCTGGTCAATGGCACCAGCAGCCGGATGCTGCAAAGCCTGGCAAATGCCGTCGCCCGGGATGTTAAGACCAAGTTCCATAAGACAGCCATCCCCGAAGGACAGCCGGATGCCGGCTGGGTTCTGTTGGACTATGGCGATGTCATCGTCCACCTGTTTTCACCCAATCAGCGCGATTTCTATCGGCTGGAGGATCTCTGGTCGGAGGGCAATGTCATCCTGAGGGTGATGTAG
- a CDS encoding ABC-2 family transporter protein → MKSIKLLLHFIRLQIRSQLQYPVSFILEVISSVIIMGFYFVAFALTFTRFDNIGGWNLGEVAFVWGLAEFSFGLMDLIFSGFDYDVFGPMIRKGQFDQLLLRPANITLQVFGSRFVLRRLGKMIEGLIIFIYSLTLLQVEWTAIKLIYLPILVVSQVFFFGSLFVIGATTTFWTMERLEILNIFSYGGNEVMSYPMHIFPRPIRMLFTYVVPAILLSYYPAVFILGKTDPLGAPAFVSFLAPAAAAVMFLLALRFWHFGIRNYQSSGS, encoded by the coding sequence ATGAAATCCATCAAACTACTTCTGCACTTTATCCGGCTCCAGATCCGGTCCCAACTCCAATACCCGGTCTCCTTCATCCTTGAAGTGATCAGCAGTGTGATCATCATGGGCTTCTACTTTGTGGCCTTCGCGCTGACCTTCACCCGCTTCGATAATATCGGCGGCTGGAACCTGGGCGAGGTTGCATTTGTCTGGGGTTTAGCAGAGTTCAGCTTCGGCCTCATGGATTTGATCTTCAGCGGTTTCGATTATGACGTTTTTGGCCCGATGATCCGCAAAGGCCAGTTTGATCAGCTCCTGCTGCGGCCTGCCAATATCACGCTGCAAGTCTTTGGCTCCCGTTTCGTGCTGCGCAGGCTGGGGAAGATGATCGAAGGACTAATCATCTTCATCTACAGCCTCACCCTGCTGCAGGTGGAGTGGACGGCCATCAAACTGATCTATCTCCCAATATTGGTTGTCAGCCAGGTCTTTTTCTTCGGCAGCCTTTTCGTCATCGGCGCAACCACCACTTTTTGGACCATGGAACGGCTGGAAATCCTCAATATTTTCTCCTATGGTGGCAATGAAGTTATGTCCTACCCCATGCACATCTTCCCCCGTCCCATCCGCATGCTTTTCACCTATGTCGTCCCGGCCATCCTGCTCAGCTACTATCCAGCCGTCTTCATCCTGGGGAAAACCGATCCCCTCGGTGCACCGGCCTTTGTCTCCTTCCTGGCACCGGCCGCCGCGGCAGTGATGTTCCTGCTGGCCTTACGATTCTGGCATTTCGGCATTCGTAATTATCAGAGTTCTGGAAGTTAA
- a CDS encoding PQQ-like beta-propeller repeat protein encodes MKKTHLLLITLFIGLTLLMSACATGPRVTDAPGLAVDDTDVFVAYSTYIFSLDGGNGSVNWSYPEKGSAAVIFYAPPLVTDDAIFIGDLANTFHKLDKANGEEIWSYTDSQGFYLGQAAIYDGVVYAPNNDGALYALDADNGSLLWSFETGHYLWSQPQIANDTIFIGSMDHFAYAISLAGEEIWSHELAGAATGAPLLSEDGSLLFVGSLGNQMVALDTATGDVVWTLETDQSVWGTAVVSEGKLAFTDTAGNIYIVSAENGESLWHTEISGEIVGGASAIVDGFIVATQDGQLQAFDFEGTPLWQDSVDGEIYQAPVANSDFLVTGMIKGDDMVIGYNVMTGTQLWSTTPEK; translated from the coding sequence ATGAAGAAAACCCATCTATTACTAATTACCCTATTTATCGGGCTGACTCTATTGATGAGTGCCTGTGCAACTGGGCCGCGTGTCACTGACGCGCCAGGCCTGGCTGTGGATGATACAGACGTTTTTGTTGCATATAGCACTTATATCTTCAGCCTCGATGGTGGAAATGGTTCGGTGAACTGGTCCTATCCTGAAAAAGGCAGCGCTGCAGTTATCTTCTATGCGCCACCATTGGTGACCGATGACGCAATTTTCATTGGCGACCTGGCGAATACCTTCCATAAGCTTGATAAGGCAAATGGTGAGGAAATTTGGTCCTACACCGACTCCCAGGGCTTTTATCTTGGTCAGGCTGCCATCTATGATGGCGTGGTTTATGCGCCTAACAACGACGGCGCCCTTTATGCCCTGGATGCGGATAATGGCTCCTTGCTTTGGTCCTTTGAAACCGGTCATTATCTTTGGTCCCAACCCCAAATTGCGAACGACACCATTTTCATCGGCTCGATGGATCATTTCGCCTATGCCATCTCCCTGGCTGGCGAAGAGATTTGGTCCCATGAATTGGCCGGTGCAGCGACAGGGGCTCCTTTGTTGAGTGAAGATGGTTCTCTGCTCTTTGTTGGTTCGCTGGGCAATCAGATGGTCGCATTGGATACAGCCACGGGTGACGTTGTCTGGACTTTAGAGACCGATCAGAGTGTCTGGGGAACTGCTGTTGTCTCCGAAGGAAAATTAGCTTTCACCGATACGGCTGGCAACATCTATATCGTTTCAGCTGAAAATGGCGAAAGTCTTTGGCACACCGAGATCTCCGGTGAGATCGTTGGCGGCGCATCCGCTATTGTTGATGGTTTCATCGTTGCCACCCAGGATGGCCAATTACAGGCTTTTGACTTTGAGGGGACACCATTGTGGCAAGACTCAGTGGATGGCGAAATCTATCAGGCGCCTGTAGCCAATAGTGATTTCCTGGTCACAGGAATGATCAAAGGTGATGATATGGTCATAGGTTACAACGTAATGACCGGCACCCAACTTTGGTCCACAACCCCCGAGAAATAA